A region from the Lycium barbarum isolate Lr01 chromosome 8, ASM1917538v2, whole genome shotgun sequence genome encodes:
- the LOC132604970 gene encoding uncharacterized protein LOC132604970, whose amino-acid sequence MKLQLSEFFSGKNGSTEKNGAPSAASKGTNPSTSRELKNNSTKQSTLLASPSHIEVVKVASGATTPNMGETQSPGRVIQTSKTNLNIQTTVEVIEQQKGEEQRSWASMITEIKRCEDDET is encoded by the exons ATGAAGCTTCAGCTCTCGGAATTTTTCTCAGGGAAGAATGGAAGCACAGAGAAGAATGGAGCACCAAGTGCCGCTTCAAAGGGTACAAATCCATCGACAAGTAGGGAACTGAAGAACAATTCGACTAAACAATCCACACTACTAGCTAGCCCTAGTCATATTGAGGTAGTCAAAGTAGCAAGTGGAGCTACAACCCCAAACATGGGGGAGACGCAAAGCCCAGGGAGAGTGATTCAAACTTCTAAGaccaacctgaacatacagacaacAGTAGAGGTAATAGAACAGCAAAAGGGGGAGGAACAACGGTCATGGGCGTCAATGATCACAG AGATAAAGCGATGTGAAGATGACGAGACTTAG
- the LOC132607630 gene encoding uncharacterized protein LOC132607630, translating to MADASKLHPATTITNIKSCIPIVLDYEGSQYNNWATLFKLYCRANLVIDHILPPASPIVPPPATAAEQLATKALWERLDDIVRQWIYGTISNDLLNTIIHQEDTAVEAWNRLVHLFQDNKSARALALDAKFTNTKLVDFPNVKAYCTRLKFLADNLANVGHKVSNERLVLRLLRGLSEEYKTFRTTVQHRTPLPSFDVVRSMLELEEDSHGEDAIHDSGSNAALVSHNINPHNFSGNGQPNNSENTFNNRGNSHNRGKKNNRGRSGGTRNSNRGGAGNGQSSDGGSQNNAQANQPAASQNQGATAPSWFFPVTPRKISFTHSGSTGEGQFRVSN from the coding sequence ATGGCTGACGCGTCCAAGTTACATCCTGCGACTACAATCACcaatatcaaatcatgcattcctaTTGTTCTTGACTATGAAGGAAGCCAATACAATAACTGGGCTACCCTCTTCAAGCTCTATTGTCGAGCAAACTTGGTGATCGACCACATATTACCTCCTGCCTCCCCCATTGTACCACCCCCGGCAACTGCAGCCGAGCAACTTGCTACAAAGGCTCTATGGGAACGGCTAGATGACATCGTTCGGCAATGGATATATGGTACGATATCTAATGATCTTCTCAACACGATCATTCATCAAGAGGACACCGCAGTCGAGGCTTGGAATCGCCTTGTTCATCTCTTTCAGGACAACAAATCAGCTAGGGCTCTTGCTCTTGATGCAAAATTCACAAAcaccaaattggtggattttccGAATGTGAAAGCATACTGCACCAGGCTAAAATTTCTTGCAGACAATCTCGCTAACGTCGGCCACAAAGTTTCCAACGAACGACTTGTGCTCCGTCTTCTGCGTGGGTTATCGgaagaatataaaacttttcgAACAACGGTGCAACACCGTACTCCTCTCCCATCTTTTGACGTTGTCCGGTCGATGCTCGAACTTGAGGAAGACAGCCATGGCGAGGACGCCATTCACGACTCAGGGTCAAATGCTGCTCTCGTTTCCCACAATATTAATCCTCATAATTTCTCTGGTAATGGGCAGCCCAACAATTCTGAAAATACCTTTAATAATCGAGGAAATTCTCACAATCGTGGAAAGAAGAACAACCGCGGTCGCAGCGGCGGCACCCGCAACAGCAACCGTGGTGGCGCAGGGAATGGGCAGAGCAGCGACGGGGGCAGCCAGAACAACGCCCAGGCCAACCAGCCCGCTGCGTCGCAGAACCAAGGGGCCACTGCCCCATCTTGGTTTTtccctgttacaccccggaaaatttcgttCACGCACAGTGGatcgactggcgaaggacaatttcgagtatcgaactag